The Pseudomonadota bacterium DNA window GCTGGCGGACGGCGAACACACGGCGCGGGTGGTCTTCAAGGACTACGGGTTTTTCATACCCAAGGACACGCCACCAGGCATGTCTACGGTGTACGGCGAGCTGACCACGGAATTGCTAAGCACCGAGCAAGCGCAGCACTTCGCCGAGGACGCTGGCCGCGCAACGGCCGGTGTGATGGCGAGGCGCGAGCATCAGATCGTCGCCAGCGCCGTCGTCATCGACTGACCCCTTCCCGCCAGGATCGGCCTGCCTTCGCAAAGGGGGCGATTCGAATCGTGCGAACACTCCCCATCTGGCAAACGCTCGCCGACAAACCCCTCGGCAAATGGCTTTTCTCGCGGGTGCTGTGCTTCAAGGCACCGTACTTCGCCACCATCCGGCCCCAATTCCGAGCGCTGCGCCCTGGCTACAGCGAGATCACCCACCGCTGCCTCAC harbors:
- a CDS encoding DUF4920 domain-containing protein, translated to MFAQTFRRSIFTCAAATLWATAVCAGEYGEKMPATGEAVSLAQAVRTVNANGEYTGKIRGRITEVCRKKGCFMVLADGEHTARVVFKDYGFFIPKDTPPGMSTVYGELTTELLSTEQAQHFAEDAGRATAGVMARREHQIVASAVVID